TTGTCCGGTTGCAGCAACTTCTCACGGACGTGAAGGTCAAAACCATATGGCTTACAACAGATGTGTTGGTACTCGTTACTGTGCAAACAACTGTCCATATAAAGTACGTCGTTTTAACTGGTTCTTATACAACAAAAACACTGAGTTCGATTATCATATGAACGATGATTTAGGCCGTATGGTATTAAATCCTGACGTTAACGTACGTTCTCGTGGTGTTATGGAAAAATGTTCTATGTGTATTCAAATGACACAAGCTACTAAATTAAAAGCTAAAAACGAAGGCCGTCCGGTTAGAGATGGAGAATTCCAAACAGCTTGTTCTAGTGCTTGTTCTTCTGGAGCGATGATATTTGGTGATGTAAATGATAAAGAAAGTAAAGTTGCTAAATTAGCTGCTGACGAAAGATCATACCACTTATTAGAGCATGTAGGTACAAAACCTAATGTGGTTTACCATGTTAAAGTTAGAAATACTTAGTAAATTATTAATTAAGAAACAATATAAAGGATTATGTCGTCTCACTACGAAGCACCCATTAGAAAACCTTTAGTTATAGGTGATAAATCATATCACGATGTAACTGTAGATGTGGCAGCACCTGTTGAAGGTCCTGCAAATAAGCAATGGTGGATTGTATTTTCAATCGCATTAATAGCCTTCCTTTGGGGGTTGGGTTGTATAATTTACACCGTATCTACCGGTATCGGAACATGGGGATTAAATAAAACAGTTGGTTGGGCCTGGGATATCACTAACTTCGTTTGGTGGGTAGGTATTGGTCACGCTGGAACATTAATTTCTGCAGTATTATTACTTTTCCGTCAACGTTGGAGAATGGCTATTAACCGTTCTGCAGAAGCAATGACTATCTTCTCAGTAGTTCAAGCAGGTTTATTCCCAATTATTCACATGGGACGTCCATGGTTAGCATACTGGGTATTGCCTATTCCAAACCAATTTGGATCTTTATGGGTAAATTTTAACTCACCTTTACTTTGGGACGTATTTGCGATTTCAACGTATCTTTCAGTATCATTAGTTTTCTGGTGGACTGGTTTGTTACCTGACTTTGCAATGCTTCGTGATAGAGCTATTACTCCATTTAACAAAAGAGTTTATTCTATCTTAAGTTTTGGATGGAGCGGTAGAGCAAAAGACTGGCAACGTTTTGAGGAAGTATCTTTGGTATTAGCTGGTTTAGCTACTCCTCTTGTACTTTCTGTACACACAATTGTATCTATGGACTTTGCTACTTCTGTAATTCCGGGATGGCATACAACAATTTTCCCTCCATACTTCGTTGCTGGAGCTGTTTTCTCGGGATTTGCAATGGTAAATACGTTGCTAATCGTTATGAGAAAAGTTTCTAGTCTTGAAGCATACATCACATTACAGCATATTGAGTTAATGAACATCATTATCATGATTACTGGTTCTATCGTAGGTGTGGCTTATATTACTGAGTTATTTGTGGCTTGGTATTCAGGTGTGGAATACGAGCAATATGCATTCTTAAACAGAGCTACCGGACCTTACTGGTGGGCATATTGGGCGATGATGACTTGTAACGTTTTCTCTCCTCAGTTTATGTGGTTCAAAAAACTAAGAACAAGTATAATGTTTTCATTTGTAATTTCGATTGTAGTAAATATCGGAATGTGGTTTGAAAGATTTGTAATTATTGTTACTTCTCTGCATAGGGATTACCTTCCATCTTCCTGGACAATGTTTTCGCCAACATTTGTTGATATTGGAATTTTCATTGGAACAATTGGTTTCTTCTTCGTATTGTTTTTATTATATTCAAGAACTTTCCCTGTAATTGCTC
The Flavobacterium flavigenum genome window above contains:
- the nrfD gene encoding NrfD/PsrC family molybdoenzyme membrane anchor subunit, which translates into the protein MSSHYEAPIRKPLVIGDKSYHDVTVDVAAPVEGPANKQWWIVFSIALIAFLWGLGCIIYTVSTGIGTWGLNKTVGWAWDITNFVWWVGIGHAGTLISAVLLLFRQRWRMAINRSAEAMTIFSVVQAGLFPIIHMGRPWLAYWVLPIPNQFGSLWVNFNSPLLWDVFAISTYLSVSLVFWWTGLLPDFAMLRDRAITPFNKRVYSILSFGWSGRAKDWQRFEEVSLVLAGLATPLVLSVHTIVSMDFATSVIPGWHTTIFPPYFVAGAVFSGFAMVNTLLIVMRKVSSLEAYITLQHIELMNIIIMITGSIVGVAYITELFVAWYSGVEYEQYAFLNRATGPYWWAYWAMMTCNVFSPQFMWFKKLRTSIMFSFVISIVVNIGMWFERFVIIVTSLHRDYLPSSWTMFSPTFVDIGIFIGTIGFFFVLFLLYSRTFPVIAQAEVKTILKGTGDNYIRERANSKDSHHE